In the Leptolyngbya sp. BL0902 genome, CCCCAGTGGCACGAAGAACTGCGCGAAAAGTTCAACCTCCACTTCTGGAGCTATACCCAGGGCGAGTTCAAAGATCCCTATGGCCAAACGAGCCCATCCACGGGCAACCCCTGGAATCAGAAAGACCTGATCCTCGCCTCCAGCCACCTCGTCCGCCGTCAGGAGCGAATGCAGGAGCTATTGGATGCCGAACCGTGGGATCTGGTCATTCTCGATGAAGCCCACCACGCCCGCCGCAAATCGCCCCAGGCCCGCAAAGACACCCCCAACCGTCTGCTGCAACTGCTAGAGCAACTGCGGGAGCGAACGAAATCCCTGATTTTGCTCTCGGCCACCCCCATGCAAATTGACCCCATCGAGGTCTTTGACCTCCTGCATGTGCTGGGTCTCCAGGGCCACTGGGCCTATGGCGACACCTTCTGCGACTACTTCTCATCCCTAGACAGCAAGCCTGATAAACACCTGCTGAACTTCTGGCAAACCCTGTCTAAAGACTACTTTGCCCGTGGCGGCCAGCCCTGCCCTCGGCTTCAGCAGCAGCTTCACCAGCAAGACCGAATGCTGGCCACCAAGGTGGAAGACCTGTGGCGAGGCCGTAGCCGCATCATCCACGAGCGTTCCTACCTGCAAGATGAGGCGTTTATGGCCGCCTCCATGCAATTCCTCTCGACCAATACGCCCCTCAAAGACATGATGTTCCGCCACACGCGAGACACCCTGCGGGAATACTATCGCCTGGGCCTGCTAGAAAAAGATGTGCCCCGCCGCGAAGTCTGTGACAACGCCATTACCCTAGAGCCGACCCGCGAAGCCGACCTCTACCGCCAGGTCAGCGACTATGTGCGCCATTTCTATCGCCTCGCCCAAAAGGAACAGCGCAAAGCCCTGGGTTTCTTGATGACCCTCTACCGCAAACGATTGACCAGCTCCTTCTACGCCATTCAACAATCGCTCCAGCGACGGCTCGACTCCCTCCTCACCCAGCAGGGCAGCGGCCTCACCGCCGATGACTTCGCTGACCTGGACGATGCCGATGATGCCGTTATCGAAGGGCTAGAGGGCTATATGGAGCCCGTAGACCCCCGAGAAATTGAGCACCTCGAAGCCCTGCTGCGACAGTTCGAGAACACTGGAGAAGATACTAAGCTGGCCCACTTCATCGCCACCCTGCGGCAGGAGTTGGTGAATCGAGAAAGCGCCATTGCGTTTACCCAATACACCGACACCATGGACTTCCTGCGTGACCAACTGCGGGAACTCTACGGGAATCAGGTGGCCTGCTACTCTGGGCGGGGCGGCGAGCTGTGGCGCGATGGTCAGTGGACGGTGGTGCCCAAGGAACTCATCAAAACCCGCTTTCGGGAGGGTGACATCAAGATCCTGCTTTGCACTGAATCGGCCAGCGAGGGGCTAAACCTACAAACCTGCGGAGTGCTGTTTAACTACGATATGCCCTGGAACCCCATGCGGGTCGAACAACGCATTGGCCGGATTGACCGGATTGGACAACGCTACTCTACCGTCACCATCCACAACTTCTACTACGATGGCACCGTAGAAGCCAAGGTCTACCGCAAACTGCGCGACCGCATCAATGCGTTCACCACCGTCGTCGGCAACCTTCAGCCCATCCTGGCTCAGGTGCCCACCTTCATCGAACGGGCCACCATGAGCGTTGACGCCGAAGAGGAAGATGTCTTGCTCTCGGAGTTCGATACCGTCCTATCCGCCCCGCCCCAACGGCCCGCCCTCGATGACATGGTGAAACGCGATGTGGAAGCTGACCTGAAAGAAATTCAGCGTCCCCTGTCCCCAACTCCCGTCAGCCCGGAAATTGTGGAGACGACCTTTACCCAATCCCACTTGCTAAAGGCCAACGGCGTCTTCTTCTCTCAAACAGACCCCGGTATCTGGGAGATGTGTTACCAGCAGCGAATCTATACCATCACCTTCAGGCCAGAGGTCTTTGAAGAACACCCCTCACTCCGGCTGATGTCCTGGGGTGATCCTTTGTTCGAGCAACTGCTCCTAGAGGGGATGCGTTAGAAGCCATGAACCGCCTTGACACCTCCCTAGAATCCTTGGGTGCTGAGTTTCGGATTCTGCTCTACTGCTCCATGTCCTCTGGTTTATGGCCAAAGAGGGTTAGCCCAGCCCAAAGCGTTCGG is a window encoding:
- a CDS encoding helicase-related protein — protein: MPSLLNQYPWKISYASDTSNPVADFYIPALERSTQYDRKSGFFNSAILSQVAGGLGAFLENEGHIRLIMSCHLSKTDLQAIQQGYALRDAVAAQLDANLTPPTSFAQLKRLEILSRLIQNDRLDIRIAIPLRQDGQPLDPDEAINTHYIYHEKVCLFTDADGNQIATTGSNNESSGGWNFNVESFHVFCSWEGSRDLARVQEEVLRFEQHWHNQIPSVRVFEVPEAVKRKLIRYAPPQKPTWKPDDEFNQRPLTQQEREQLEIPAPAPIEEQKPEAGMDEATLAQEREMFRAIANIHQDPGCLSTCLNSIPIQPWPHQIKILKRAAAEFPRSFLIADEVGLGKTIETGLILRYLLVSQKVKRVLVLAPASVQPQWHEELREKFNLHFWSYTQGEFKDPYGQTSPSTGNPWNQKDLILASSHLVRRQERMQELLDAEPWDLVILDEAHHARRKSPQARKDTPNRLLQLLEQLRERTKSLILLSATPMQIDPIEVFDLLHVLGLQGHWAYGDTFCDYFSSLDSKPDKHLLNFWQTLSKDYFARGGQPCPRLQQQLHQQDRMLATKVEDLWRGRSRIIHERSYLQDEAFMAASMQFLSTNTPLKDMMFRHTRDTLREYYRLGLLEKDVPRREVCDNAITLEPTREADLYRQVSDYVRHFYRLAQKEQRKALGFLMTLYRKRLTSSFYAIQQSLQRRLDSLLTQQGSGLTADDFADLDDADDAVIEGLEGYMEPVDPREIEHLEALLRQFENTGEDTKLAHFIATLRQELVNRESAIAFTQYTDTMDFLRDQLRELYGNQVACYSGRGGELWRDGQWTVVPKELIKTRFREGDIKILLCTESASEGLNLQTCGVLFNYDMPWNPMRVEQRIGRIDRIGQRYSTVTIHNFYYDGTVEAKVYRKLRDRINAFTTVVGNLQPILAQVPTFIERATMSVDAEEEDVLLSEFDTVLSAPPQRPALDDMVKRDVEADLKEIQRPLSPTPVSPEIVETTFTQSHLLKANGVFFSQTDPGIWEMCYQQRIYTITFRPEVFEEHPSLRLMSWGDPLFEQLLLEGMR